The Euphorbia lathyris chromosome 3, ddEupLath1.1, whole genome shotgun sequence genome contains a region encoding:
- the LOC136223898 gene encoding uncharacterized protein: protein MQMESQRLNCNVNYSKFCVDPSSCCNGIYPPKSRFEITTAEDSSVASIDHPVSKLDTLAGVAIKYGVEVADIKKINGLVSDVQMFAHKSIQIPLPGRHPPSPGLSNGSDTPRNEDSDTYDSFQSFKFHTPKSRMSPAMSSLLGYYGLDSISSPLSTASSITSSGCHRKSRSLVDCFMEEKNVLAESRGEDSEKLLRRRQKSEADFSKSYANIPILDDMSGASSCAITVKNLALRSKASNRGDTGLATIGICDSLEAGGYSSVRKSSSTSNLHDQDTSSWWNLKPDLQALSQAAIARPIFDGLPKPMTSRRNKAALD from the exons ATGCAGATGGAAAGCCAAAGGTTGAATTGTAATGTGAATTACAGTAAATTTTGTGTAGACCCTTCTTCATGCTGTAATGGAATTTATCCTCCTAAATCCCGTTTCGAAATCACAACCGCAGAAGATTCATCTGTTGCTTCCATTGATCATCCCGTTTCCAAATTGGATACTCTTGCCGGCGTCGCCATTAAGTATGGCGTTGAG GTGGCTGACATCAAGAAAATTAATGGCCTGGTAAGTGATGTTCAGATGTTTGCTCACAAGTCTATACAGATTCCACTACCTGGAAGACATCCTCCCTCACCAGGTTTATCAAATGGTTCTGATACTCCCAG AAATGAGGATTCCGATACTTATGATTCATTCCAATCCTTCAAGTTTCATACTCCAAAGTCAAGAATGTCTCCAGCCATGAGTTCTTTGCTAGGTTACTATGGACTCGACTCAATTTCGAGTCCACTTTCTACTGCTTCTTCTATTACATCTTCAGGCTGCCATCGGAAATCTAGAAGTCTAGTTGACTGTTTCATGGAGGAGAAGAATGTATTAGCAGAATCAAGAGGAGAAGACTCGGAGAAACTGCTACGAAGGCGTCAAAAATCGGAAGCTGACTTCTCTAAAAGCTATGCCAACATCCCAATATTGGACGATATGTCAGGAGCTTCAAGTTGTGCAATCACAGTAAAGAACTTAGCTCTGAGATCCAAAGCATCAAATCGAGGAGACACAGGTCTTGCTACAATTGGTATCTGCGATTCTCTCGAGGCTGGTGGGTATTCTAGCGTAAGGAAGTCATCAAGCACATCCAACTTACATGATCAGGACACTTCCTCGTGGTGGAATTTGAAGCCAGATTTACAGGCCCTTTCTCAGGCAGCTATTGCCAGACCAATCTTTGATGGATTACCAAAACCAATGACTAGTAGAAGAAACAAAGCTGCACTTGATTGA